The Ktedonobacteraceae bacterium genome contains a region encoding:
- a CDS encoding radical SAM protein — protein sequence MKYDEIQYLLINTPLTDPTAPYHSISYLVGATSNAGYTNITCLDANIEALNYLARPEQVAGQLQYCEDIRLRLEKKGRLTRGEQLTYRYALAAVGFKPCMVRQAIAILQDAEAFYDYGLYRHAVMIMNRWLDFLSVQGFAGQFHNFAFVPTVVGNLSSIGDLTNPSCLNRLLNPFSPYLNGPFADTILSRAWDLVGLSVNYADQLPFAIAMCKLIRSLRPECIICLGGTEISDDIKYLNDPRQIWTLFPDCDVIVAGEGETALIEILDAIRERKPLPRQRPGILLPDDPVTIMQPAARYENLAALADARYDIWDWKQYWSPEPVVLYSPTRGCYWNKCTFCDYGLNTDSPTSPSRMRPIEATIRELRNITRFARTLYFSVDAISPSYLRKLCHAIQENGIDIRWSAELRLERTFRQGLADELKNAGCVAISFGYESGSQRVLNLINKGVHLDQVPEVLRELARAGIGAQMMGFIGFPTETPEEARATFEFLLEHNDYWTLAGIGDFVLTRGSIVAKRYQDFGIQKIGAYSGDDIIRSLYWIDHDGRVRNPQDMRTTAINKVAASLESFRDNRPFVGGIDTNHSILYFAKYGPCLVPVQQRNDKPTQPIIETVQYRTPLRNVDGVLNRSEVADYYFQQRFQGQTPDFKRLTNWLAEYPPQQDALAEGKEEILEIYPSGHYIALTSQMVEVGNQGSAAYQILKELLLRSKGVL from the coding sequence GTGAAATACGACGAGATACAGTACCTGCTTATCAATACGCCGCTGACCGACCCGACTGCCCCTTACCATTCGATTTCTTATCTTGTGGGTGCGACATCTAATGCCGGTTATACAAATATCACCTGCCTTGATGCCAATATTGAAGCCCTCAATTACCTGGCGCGGCCGGAACAGGTTGCCGGTCAGCTCCAGTATTGCGAGGATATCCGCCTTCGCCTGGAGAAGAAAGGGCGGTTAACGCGCGGCGAGCAGCTCACGTACCGTTACGCTTTAGCGGCAGTCGGTTTCAAGCCATGCATGGTACGCCAGGCGATAGCGATCTTGCAGGATGCAGAGGCATTTTATGACTATGGCTTATATCGTCATGCGGTCATGATAATGAATCGCTGGCTGGATTTTTTGTCTGTGCAGGGATTTGCCGGCCAGTTCCATAATTTCGCATTCGTTCCTACAGTTGTAGGCAATCTCAGCAGTATCGGCGACCTGACCAACCCTTCCTGCCTGAACAGGCTCCTGAATCCGTTCTCGCCGTATCTTAACGGTCCTTTCGCTGATACTATTCTGAGCCGCGCCTGGGACCTTGTCGGCCTCTCTGTCAACTATGCCGACCAGTTGCCTTTTGCCATTGCCATGTGCAAGCTCATCCGATCTTTGCGCCCGGAGTGCATCATTTGCCTGGGCGGAACGGAGATCAGCGATGACATTAAGTACCTGAACGATCCGCGGCAGATATGGACGCTATTCCCCGATTGCGATGTCATTGTAGCGGGTGAGGGGGAAACGGCGCTTATCGAGATACTTGATGCGATACGCGAGCGTAAGCCCCTGCCCCGGCAGCGCCCAGGAATACTGCTGCCAGACGATCCGGTAACAATTATGCAGCCGGCGGCGCGGTACGAAAACTTAGCCGCGCTTGCCGATGCCAGGTACGACATCTGGGATTGGAAGCAGTACTGGTCTCCCGAACCCGTTGTCCTCTATTCGCCGACACGAGGCTGTTACTGGAATAAATGCACCTTTTGTGATTATGGACTCAATACCGATTCTCCAACTTCGCCCTCGCGCATGAGGCCCATCGAGGCCACGATACGGGAATTGCGAAACATCACGCGCTTTGCCCGCACGCTTTACTTTTCGGTGGACGCAATCTCGCCGTCCTACTTGCGCAAGCTCTGCCATGCCATCCAGGAAAATGGAATTGACATCCGGTGGAGCGCGGAGCTGCGCCTGGAACGCACTTTCAGACAAGGATTAGCAGACGAATTGAAAAACGCGGGATGCGTTGCCATCTCATTTGGCTATGAATCTGGCTCGCAGCGCGTTCTCAATCTGATTAATAAAGGGGTACACCTCGACCAGGTGCCGGAAGTGCTGCGAGAACTGGCGCGCGCGGGCATTGGAGCGCAGATGATGGGCTTCATCGGCTTTCCGACTGAAACACCTGAAGAGGCGCGTGCCACCTTCGAGTTTCTGCTTGAACACAACGACTACTGGACGCTGGCCGGAATCGGGGATTTCGTGCTGACCAGAGGCTCTATTGTGGCGAAACGCTATCAAGATTTCGGCATCCAGAAAATTGGAGCATATTCCGGCGACGACATCATACGCAGCCTCTACTGGATAGACCATGATGGCAGGGTGCGCAATCCACAAGATATGCGAACCACGGCCATTAATAAGGTAGCAGCATCATTGGAGTCATTTCGGGATAATCGCCCTTTCGTGGGCGGGATAGACACGAACCATAGTATCCTGTACTTCGCAAAGTACGGACCCTGCCTGGTCCCCGTTCAACAACGCAATGATAAGCCGACGCAGCCCATTATCGAGACGGTTCAGTATCGAACGCCTCTTCGCAACGTTGATGGGGTTCTGAACCGGTCGGAGGTCGCGGATTATTACTTCCAGCAGCGTTTTCAGGGACAGACCCCCGATTTCAAGCGGTTGACGAACTGGTTAGCCGAGTACCCACCCCAGCAAGATGCGCTGGCAGAGGGAAAGGAAGAGATACTGGAAATATACCCGAGCGGCCATTACATTGCCCTGACATCGCAGATGGTCGAGGTAGGGAACCAGGGAAGCGCGGCCTATCAAATACTCAAGGAATTACTGCTGCGCTCGAAAGGCGTTCTTTAA
- a CDS encoding ABC transporter ATP-binding protein has protein sequence MAFHGMGGGMAAYAEEQKKRGRKTDSRTVRRVAAAFSPYKFQIILVLIAIILTTVLGLVNPFLIQFIFDDAIGKRNLHLLIIFVGIMIIMPIITGIIGVGQTYLNNMIGQQVMRDFRNKLYEHLQSLSLRFFTSTKTGEIQSRLSNDVGGVQGVVTNTATSIVSNVSTALSTIIAMLFISPLLTLISLGLLPIFLWITYKVGNVRRVTSKETQQSMAALTAMMQETLSVSGILLSKTFGRQKYAQERFEKENQNLTNLEVRQQMIGRWFFMFIGTFFSITPAVVYLVAGWQIINNPLHSGITLGGIVAFTTLQSRLFFPIGQLLSIQVDIQGALALFDRIFEYLDLPIDIQDSPNPLHLTNDDVRGEITFNDVSFTYKRDESISSLIGLDTNNGKTNGDGKGNGKADKPVVAVPVTMTEQVLETTDRPTLNHVSFDIQPGQLAALVGPSGAGKTTITYLVPRLYDVDSGSVEIDGHNVKDIALSSLGDIIGVVTQETYLFNASIRENLLYARLDATEEEMIAAAKAAAIHDRIMELDDGYETLVGERGFKLSGGEKQRIAIARVILKNPRILILDEATSALDTHSERLIQAALEPLMKNRTTLAIAHRLSTILAADVILVVDHGEIVERGTHEELLERNGLYAKLYNEQFSQIAQEEMAI, from the coding sequence ATGGCATTTCATGGAATGGGCGGCGGTATGGCCGCCTATGCCGAAGAACAGAAAAAACGGGGACGTAAGACCGACTCACGAACCGTGCGGCGCGTGGCGGCGGCCTTTAGTCCGTATAAATTTCAGATCATACTCGTATTGATCGCTATCATCCTCACGACCGTGTTGGGGCTTGTCAACCCGTTCCTGATCCAGTTCATTTTTGATGACGCGATTGGAAAACGCAACCTGCACCTGCTGATCATCTTTGTTGGTATCATGATCATTATGCCCATCATTACCGGTATCATCGGCGTTGGGCAAACCTATCTGAATAATATGATCGGTCAACAGGTGATGCGCGATTTCCGCAATAAACTCTATGAACATTTGCAGAGCCTGTCGCTGCGCTTCTTTACTTCCACCAAGACCGGTGAGATCCAGTCGCGTTTATCAAACGACGTAGGCGGCGTGCAGGGGGTAGTGACGAATACGGCAACCAGCATCGTTTCTAATGTCTCCACGGCGCTGAGTACGATCATCGCCATGCTTTTCATCAGCCCGCTATTGACGCTGATATCGCTTGGCCTGCTGCCGATCTTCTTGTGGATCACGTATAAGGTCGGCAACGTGCGCAGGGTGACGAGCAAGGAGACGCAGCAGAGTATGGCCGCCCTGACCGCTATGATGCAGGAGACGCTCTCGGTCAGTGGCATTTTGTTGAGCAAGACCTTCGGGCGCCAGAAATATGCCCAGGAGCGCTTCGAGAAAGAGAATCAAAACCTGACCAACCTGGAAGTGCGCCAGCAGATGATTGGCCGCTGGTTCTTCATGTTCATCGGCACCTTTTTCTCGATCACCCCGGCGGTAGTCTACCTGGTCGCGGGCTGGCAAATTATCAATAATCCGCTGCACTCAGGAATTACCCTCGGCGGCATCGTGGCCTTTACGACGCTGCAAAGCAGGTTGTTCTTCCCGATAGGGCAATTGCTGAGCATACAGGTAGATATCCAGGGCGCGCTGGCGCTGTTCGACCGCATCTTTGAATACCTGGACCTGCCGATTGATATACAGGATTCGCCCAATCCTCTTCACCTGACGAATGATGACGTGCGTGGCGAGATTACATTCAACGATGTCTCATTCACGTACAAGCGAGATGAGTCCATTAGCAGCCTGATCGGACTGGATACGAATAATGGCAAAACAAATGGTGACGGCAAAGGTAATGGCAAGGCGGATAAGCCGGTCGTAGCCGTGCCGGTGACGATGACCGAGCAGGTACTGGAAACGACGGACCGTCCGACGCTGAACCATGTTTCGTTCGACATCCAGCCGGGACAACTGGCCGCGCTGGTCGGGCCAAGTGGCGCGGGCAAGACCACGATCACCTATCTCGTTCCCCGTCTCTATGACGTGGACAGCGGCTCCGTAGAAATCGATGGGCATAACGTCAAGGACATCGCGTTGTCCTCGCTCGGCGATATCATCGGCGTGGTGACGCAGGAAACGTACCTGTTCAACGCGTCCATTCGCGAAAACCTGCTCTATGCAAGACTCGATGCGACCGAGGAGGAGATGATCGCCGCAGCGAAGGCCGCGGCCATCCATGATCGCATCATGGAACTCGACGATGGCTACGAGACGCTGGTCGGCGAGCGAGGTTTCAAGCTCTCCGGCGGCGAGAAGCAGCGTATCGCCATCGCCCGTGTCATTCTCAAGAATCCGCGCATCCTGATCCTGGACGAGGCCACCAGCGCGCTCGATACGCACTCCGAGCGCCTGATTCAGGCCGCGTTGGAGCCATTGATGAAGAATCGCACAACGCTGGCAATTGCGCACCGCCTTTCGACTATCCTGGCGGCAGACGTGATCCTGGTGGTAGATCATGGCGAGATCGTGGAGCGCGGCACCCACGAGGAACTGCTGGAGCGCAACGGCCTCTACGCGAAGTTGTATAACGAGCAGTTCTCCCAAATTGCGCAGGAAGAGATGGCAATATAG
- a CDS encoding MerR family transcriptional regulator codes for MNQPDVEHIKQYLQEGEVQKRVQERILYARSRAAVTISRAAQLFGFTENQLREWEKRGLIQSNRPALSQDGKQGRQPKADGTAPSQDGKAPASHRQYSPEELDKLALIRELLEHGYGLNEIPKNIDEIWKQVLGKQQSEIEALEAQEGRQIQEIRHVPLERRIESLDQKEFWRYFTAQVLRLSLLLICENNPDTLAGFVIPLERKQVPTLVHTPQDLPKLGSVLFGWLGRNDTFYTFIDPAPTFEYPSDFRIEYLRPFGAERPPEDTVQDNVLIIIQRKAKPVMLSAELVQVIARFVKLLYNNKEHWYSAFDYEMHDWLYQVADFNRNVNYPDETFNSLANIVVELGGKTGDGTSRWWFCNLFLPRDTSLPLQQRNLVVRAHSKAAPIHIDTYVLSSRNPGLTFRAYQSGHVIYRPRITPQDPVLAYWEFEQSTRSAIAIPIAGREGLAAACLYVSSEYEDAFSVEDQRVLRVITRMMEELLATYQARSQVTGKFSDLITDPGLVDTSFKEFLPEDAFINDVEAILADIHGRDMGELNDTDVLSFVDIDIDNLSSLATKYGDRITRNLSRAVGSRIQGQLRLESKKEQIKRYHVNADSYYLLLKEMTLEDARYLAERLRRLGGDYRIDARGVSAYRQLPPEELLELPNVTIRLGVQSYPYVKLKEILQRYPVDTAITKTRVLIMENIEESLIRGQREGGNCIISWDPDIWTYRRWSPPDGV; via the coding sequence ATGAACCAGCCAGACGTGGAACACATCAAGCAGTATCTTCAAGAGGGGGAAGTTCAAAAGCGTGTGCAGGAGCGCATCCTCTACGCGCGCTCGCGTGCGGCAGTGACCATCAGTCGCGCTGCCCAACTGTTCGGCTTTACTGAAAACCAGTTAAGGGAATGGGAAAAACGAGGATTAATCCAATCTAATAGACCTGCTCTGTCACAGGATGGCAAACAGGGAAGGCAGCCCAAAGCCGATGGAACTGCTCCGTCACAAGATGGCAAGGCGCCGGCCAGCCACCGGCAATATTCACCCGAAGAGCTTGATAAGCTGGCACTGATCCGAGAATTATTGGAACATGGGTATGGACTGAACGAGATTCCTAAGAATATCGATGAGATTTGGAAACAGGTCCTGGGCAAACAACAGAGCGAGATTGAGGCCCTGGAGGCGCAAGAAGGCAGGCAGATCCAAGAAATCAGGCATGTACCCCTTGAGAGGCGCATAGAAAGCCTGGATCAAAAAGAGTTCTGGCGTTACTTCACGGCACAGGTCCTACGATTATCTCTTTTGTTGATTTGCGAAAATAATCCAGATACGCTTGCCGGCTTCGTAATCCCGCTTGAGCGGAAGCAAGTTCCCACTCTTGTGCATACCCCACAAGACCTACCCAAACTGGGATCTGTACTGTTTGGTTGGCTTGGCCGGAATGACACGTTTTATACTTTTATTGATCCTGCCCCCACCTTTGAATACCCCAGTGATTTTCGTATCGAGTACTTACGTCCTTTTGGAGCGGAGAGGCCACCCGAAGATACAGTTCAAGATAATGTCCTGATAATTATCCAGAGAAAAGCCAAACCTGTTATGCTTAGCGCCGAGCTTGTACAGGTCATCGCTCGTTTTGTGAAGCTCCTCTATAACAATAAAGAGCACTGGTACTCCGCTTTTGACTATGAGATGCACGACTGGCTCTATCAAGTAGCCGATTTCAACAGGAACGTCAACTATCCTGACGAGACTTTCAATAGCCTGGCCAACATAGTGGTAGAACTGGGTGGAAAAACGGGCGACGGCACATCCCGCTGGTGGTTTTGTAATCTCTTCCTGCCGCGAGATACTTCACTGCCCCTTCAACAGCGTAACCTGGTTGTGCGAGCGCACAGCAAGGCGGCGCCTATTCATATTGATACGTATGTACTCTCTAGCAGAAATCCAGGTCTGACATTTCGGGCCTATCAGAGTGGGCATGTTATCTACCGGCCACGGATCACACCTCAAGACCCTGTTCTCGCCTATTGGGAGTTCGAACAATCAACACGCTCCGCAATCGCTATTCCGATTGCCGGGCGGGAGGGCCTTGCTGCTGCCTGCCTGTATGTCTCCTCAGAATACGAGGATGCATTTTCAGTAGAAGACCAGCGTGTTTTGCGTGTGATAACGCGAATGATGGAGGAACTGTTAGCAACCTATCAGGCCCGCAGTCAGGTAACAGGCAAGTTCAGCGACCTGATCACCGATCCAGGACTTGTGGATACCTCCTTTAAGGAATTCCTACCCGAGGATGCGTTTATCAACGATGTCGAAGCGATCCTTGCTGATATTCATGGACGAGATATGGGCGAGTTGAATGATACAGATGTGCTTTCTTTTGTCGATATCGATATCGATAATCTGAGCAGTCTAGCTACAAAATATGGTGATCGCATAACAAGAAACTTGAGCCGGGCCGTTGGTTCGCGGATACAAGGACAGCTACGTCTTGAATCGAAGAAAGAACAGATTAAGCGATATCATGTGAATGCCGATAGTTACTATCTCCTTTTAAAGGAGATGACACTTGAAGATGCGCGTTATCTCGCCGAGCGTCTGCGGCGGCTAGGAGGAGATTATCGTATTGATGCTCGTGGTGTAAGTGCATACCGGCAACTACCACCAGAAGAACTGTTAGAACTCCCCAATGTCACCATACGGCTCGGAGTACAATCTTATCCCTATGTAAAGTTAAAAGAGATTTTGCAGCGCTACCCTGTCGATACAGCTATAACGAAAACAAGAGTTTTGATTATGGAAAATATCGAGGAGAGCCTGATACGCGGGCAA